From Sinorhizobium sp. B11:
TGTGATCTGTCTCGGCCGCCCTTTACAGGTACAGCCAAAAATACGAGCGGTTATGGTGCGCGTTCTTGATCATGCGCCATTGATTGTCCGAAACCGCCCGTTTGTCAATGGCAGCTTGGGCCCGGATCGGAGCCGTTTCAGGCCGCATCTGCCGGTACGGCGCAGACACCGGCCGCGCAACCCTCAATCTCCTCAGCTGACGTCGCCATCGGGATGGGTGCTGCAAGCGCCATACCGATGCGGGCGCCGAGCGCGATATCGTCCTCGACGCCGAACGCATGATGCAGGATCACACCATCGCGGCCGATCAGCACGGATGAGGGCGTTCCCCTGAAACCATAGCGGCGCATCGTCATCGGTATGTCGGAGCGCTGGTCGGCCTGATCGACCCCGATGGGCGAGGTCAGCCGGTATTCGTGAATGAAAGCCTTGAGCACGGTTGGCGTCATCGCCTCGTGATGTTCGAAGACCGTGTGCAGGCCGATGACCTGGAGATCCGTGTTGGCGAAGATGCGCTCGATGCGGCGCACCTGCGGCAGGCTTTCAGCCACGCAGCCGGGGCACAGCAATTGGAAACTGTGCAGGAAGATCACCTTGCCGCGCAGTCCGGCGATGGAGAGCGGCTGCGATGTGTTGAACCATTCGCTGACCGAAAGCTCCGGTGCGAGTGTCAGATCGGACATGTCGAAATCCTTTGTCGTTGGGCAGGCGGTCCCGCCACCCGTTGCATCCGGGCAGCAATGGGATAAATCTGCCTGGTGTTTTCTCTTCTCTATTTGCCTGGAGAGAGGAAAGAGCCGGTCCGGCGATGGCAGTCGGCGGACCGGCGCCCCTGTTACTTCGCAGGCATGACCTTGCCCGGCAGGCTGAGATTGCCGGAGGCGACCTTGAAGACATTATCGACGCAAAGCAGTGGGGCATGCAGGTTGCCGTTGACCTTCAGCCCTGCGGTCACGCCGTCATAGGAAGCACCTGTGATGCCGCCGATGAGCGACAGTGGGATGGCGACATCGACACGGTCGCCCTTGAGCGTGGTCGGATAATCCGGGCTGTCGATCAGCAGTGGAACGCCCGGCCATGTGGCGGGAAGCTTCGGCTTGGCGCCGTCAGGGATGTCGGTCACCTTCAATCCGCCGGCGCAGGCCTTGTCCTCGTTGAGCACGACCCAGTGCGGATGCCAGACATCGCGGTTTTTGCCCTTATTGGCGGCATCGTCGAAGTCAGGATGGAAAGTCACGGCCAGCGCCACGATGCCCTGATCCCGGTCGAAGCCGATATCGCCACTGTTGAGCGAGGTCGGCCAGACATAGGCATAGACGCCGGAGCCTTCGAACTTGCCGGTTGCAGCGGGCTTTTCAGCGCCGGCCTCGCCGCGCACGCGCGTCGAAAAGATCGCCTTGTCGCCTTTGGTGACGATCTGCGTTTCGATAATGTCGAACGAGGCTTTCACGCCCTTGGATGGTTCTGCCGTGACGGGATGGGCCATGGCCGAGCCCAGCCAAAGCGATAGCGTTCCGGCAATGGCCGCGCCGGTGATAAACTGCCTTAACATTTTGAACGTCCTTCTCTTTTTGGTTTGCCTGGAGAGTGCGCCTATCCTTTTTCAAAGGCGTCCCAGGTGGCAGCCCGGGTTGCCGGATCGGCGGTTTCATGGTCGCGGCAGTCGATGCGCAGTTCATTTCTGCCGAAGGCCGCGTTCACGAAATTGCAGTGGTGCGGTTTGGCCGCACCGGAATGCTGGTAGGGACGGAAGTAACGACAACTCGTGCACATCCGCTGGATTGGTATGGCATCCGCCTCCTGCAGATGCTGGATCATCTTGACGAGCGACAGCAGCAGGCCTTCCTGCTCGCCGGGGGAAAGCGATCGGGCTGCTTCCATCGCTGCCGTTTCGATCGGCGAAACGGACCCGAACGCCGCCATTCCCTCCGTCGTGATGCGGATCGCGGTGGCACGTTTGTCGCCGGGAGCGCTCTCCTTGGCAACCAGCCCCTTGCGCTCCAGTGCCGCAATCGAATCCGTCGCTGTCGGCTGCGAGACGCCGAGATGCGCCGCAATCTCCTTCACCCGCGCACTATCGCGGCCAGCGAGAAATTCGAGGATCGCAAGCTGCGTCGGCTTCAGTCCGGCCTTTTCGGCCTTCGACCATTCGTCGCTGCGCATTGCGATCGCGATGCGGGTCAGGCCTTCGCTGATGCGGTTGTCGATCGATGTCGGGTCTTTTGGCGTTTCCATAGGTTCAATATATAGGAGTCCTATGTAAATTCAAGAGCCGCTGCGATGGATTGCCGCTTTCGTTTTTCGTGAAGGTAATATAGGGTACCCCCCTATACTACATCAGAGACTGCCATGTCCCATACGACCCATCAGAAGAAGAAACTCATCGCCCGCGTCAGCCGTATCCGCGGGCAGCTCGAGGCGGTCGAACGTGCGCTGGAGGGCGAGCGCCCCTGCGGCGAGATCCTCCAGCTTCTTGCCTCCGTGCGCGGCGCGCTGACGGGTCTCACGGGCGAGGTGCTGGACGACCATCTGCACGAACACGTGCTGCATGCCGCCGACGAGAAGGCGAGGGCGGAGGCGGTCGAGGAAATATCGGAAGTATTGCGAACCTATATCCGCTGAGCCGGATCGATATCGGTAAGGAGCTGGCAATGAGTGCCGGAACGAATAGCTACGGACATGAGCATGTCTTCCTGGGGCAGGACCATGCCCGCAACGAACGCCGCATCTGGCTGGTGATCGCGTTGACAGCGGTGATGATGGTCGTCGAAATCGGCGCGGGCACCATGTACGGCTCGATGGCGCTGGTGGCCGATGGCTGGCATATGTCCACCCATGCCAGCGCGTTGCTCATTTCCGCGCTCGCCTATCTCTTCGCCCGCAAGCAGGCCCGCAATCCGCGCTTCACGTTCGGCACCGGCAAACTCGGCGACCTCGCCGGTTTTGCGAGTGCCATCATTCTGGCGATGATCGCCCTGCTGATGGGCTGGGAAAGCTTCCTGCGCATCACCTCGCCCGTGCCGATCAGCTTCAGCCAGGCGATCGCCGTCGCCGTCATCGGCCTTGCCGTCAACCTCGTCAGTGCCTGGATGCTGAGCGGTAGCGGCGGCCACCATCATGGACACGGGCATGATCACCATCACGATCATCACCACGGCCACGATCATGGCCACCATAGTCATGCGGATAACAATATTCGCTCCGCCTACATGCACGTCATCGCCGACGCTTTGACCTCTGTGCTCGCCATTGCCGCACTCACCTTCGGTAGCCTCTATGGCTGGCTGTGGCTTGATCCGCTGATGGGCATCGTCGGCGCTCTCATCATTGCGCAATGGTCCTGGGGACTGATGAAATCGTCGGGCGCCGTGCTGCTCGACGTGCTCTCGGAAGGAGAAACACTGCCGGACGAAATCCGCGGAGCGATCGAAGGCGATGGCGACCGCATCACCGATCTTCATGTCTGGCAGGTCGGTCCCGGCCACCATGCAGCGATTGTCGCGGTGCTGACGCCGCAGCCGCGCGATACCGCCTTCTACAAGGAGAGGCTCGCGAGCCTGGACGAGTTGTCGCATGTGACGGTGGAGGTCACGCACGCTGCCTGATCCTGCCAAAAAGCCGAGATGCCGCCGCAATCGGGCCTTACGCCTGTGATCCTGATTCCCCGGAGGTCTTCATGAATCACAGCCTCACCCGCCGCAGCTTCATGGGCTCCGCCTTGCTGCTGCCCGCGCTGGGCTTTGCGTCTCGCGTGCGCGCCGAGCAACAGAATGACGATATCGACAAGCGGCTTGCAGCGCTTGAAGCGCGCATTGGCGGGCGCCTCGGGGTTTCCGTTCTCGACAGCGACACGAATGTCTCCTTCGGCTATCGCGGCAGCGAGCCTTTCGCCATGTGCAGCACCTTCAAGGTCCTGGCTGCAGGCCTCGTTCTTGCCCGTGTCGATAAGGGCGATGAGAGCCTCGACCGGCGTATCACCTACGGCAAGGACAAGCTCGTCACCTATTCCCCCGAGACCGAAAAGCACGCGGGCGGTGAGGGCATGACGATGGCCGAGATCTGCAAGGCCGCCATTACGCTGAGCGACAACACCGCCGGCAATCTGATGCTGGAAAGTTTTGGCGGCCCGGCCGCACTCACCGACTGGCTGCGCTCCATCGGTGACGGCACGACAAGGCTCGACCGCATGGAAACCGCGCTGAACGAAGCCACGAAAGGCGATCCGCGCGACACCACGACGCCGGATGCAATGCTGGATTCTCTTGGCAATATCGCGCTCGGTTCGGTTCTGGCGGAAACCTCTGCAAATCAGCTGATCGACTGGATGATTGCGAACACGACCGGTGGTGCGCGCCTGCGCGCAGGCCTGCCCGGCGATTGGAAGATCGGTGACAAGACCGGCACGGGCGACAATGATTCCGCCGGCGATATCGCCATCATCTGGCCGCCCAAGCGCGGCCCGATCGTCGCCGCCGTCTACATCGGAGAAGCGACCGTGAAGATGGATGAATTCAATCCCGTCTTCGCCGAAATCGGCAAGATGATTACCGAGATGGTCTGAAACGGAAAGATCCGCCGTTCGGCAGCAGCTTAGCAACCATGGTTTCGTCGCAGCAATGCAATTGAACCTGCCGGTTATCGCATTGACATCAAGTTCGTGATCAGACCTGCTTTGACTTCGAGCATCGGGCGATTGATTTCGGGTTGACCGATATCTCTCAGCTGATCGGGCGTCAGGTCTGCCAGCACCCTCTGCCTGGCGGCAGCTCTGCGCCACTGCCTCACGGCAGCGGCCAATGCAGCAGTCAATATTGTGATGTTGTTCAGCCTGGACTCGGACACCTGTTGTATCGGCGCGCTGGCGGCGGCGTGAGTTTCCGTGTGAGCCATTTCCCAGTCTCCTATTTGTGAAATGTGCGGGTGGGAATGTGCCATGGGGGTGTTTTCGGCCTGTTGGGCTGGGCGTGAACGGCCAGGAAAACTTCGACAAGCCGCCGCTAAATCGGTGTTAAATCCGTCTTCCCAAATGCTATTCTGCAGCGGCGATCCAAATCGGGAGGCTTTCTGTGCGTATCAGGTTGCTAGGCGGCCTCGAAGTTGCCTCCCCGGAAGACCGGCAAGTACGCTTCGCCACGCGCAAGACGTCGCTTCTTTTTGCTGCTCTGGTTCTTGCAGGGCGCCGCGGCTGTCGCCGGGAATTGCTTTCCGAAGCCTTCTGGCCGGGACGAAGCAATGAACAGGCCCGCAATAGCTTGCGGCAGGCGCTGGTCGATATCAGGCGGGCGTTTCCGGCGAGCAGCGAAGCCACTGTCTACATCGACGGAGATCAGGAGACGGTCGTCCTGATTTTCGGCCCGGACGAAGCCGACATTTCGATCTTCGACCGGAAGCTGGAGGCGGGCGGAGCCGCTGATCTTGCCTTTGCAGCAGACCTCTACCGCGGTGAGATGCTTGCGGGCGAGTCCATTCCGGACGGGCTCGATGAGTGGTTCGGACCTTACCAGAGCACATATCGGCGCAAGGCGCTGCAACTCGTGGAGCGGTTGAGCCTCATGCTCACCGATCCGGGCTCCGCCGAAGAGCCAGCCTGCGAAGGGCTCGCAGAGAGATTGCTCGCCTCGGACCCGACGATAGAGCCAGCTCACCGGGCTCTGATGCGGATGCATATTCTCAGGGGACACGAGAATGCGGCCATGCGACAGTTCGAGGCCTGCCGGGCCCTCGTGAAGAAGCATCTCGGCGCCGAACCCGAAGCGGAGACGTCCTCCCTGGCCGTTTCGCTGCAGTCGCGACAACAACCCTTACATCAGCGGGCCGAACCGGGGCCTGACGTCATCTCGCAGATGCAGGCCTTCTCAGCCCCGACGAAGCATCACGATCGGCCCTCGGTTGCGGTATTGCCATTTCAGAATTTGAGCGGCGATGCGGAGCAGGAATATTTTGCCGATGGCATCGTGGAGGATATCACGATCGCCCTTGCCCAATTCCGCCATCTCTACGTCATCGCGCGGAATTCGAGCTTTACCTACAAAGGGCAGGCCGTCGACATCAAGCAGGTCGGGCGCGAGTTGGACGTGCGCTATGTGGTCGAGGGAAGTGTGCGTCGGACGGGAGACCGGCTCCGCATTGCCGGACAACTCATCGACACGTCGACGGGTGCGCACCTTTGGGCAGACCGTTTTGATGGGACGCTTGCAAATATATTCGATCTTCAGGATCAGGTGGCCTCTAGTATCGTCGGCGCGATAACGCCGAAAGTAGAGGAGGCGGAGATAGAGCGCGCCAAACGCAAGCCGACGGAGAGCCTTGACGCTTACGACTATTATCTGCGCGGGCTGGCGGCGTTTGACCGGACGGTCACCAATAGATCGGTCACCGATGAGGCCCTGCGGCTGTTCATGAAGGCGATCGAGCGCGACCCGGAGTTCGCCATAGCGTATGCCCGGGCGGCGCGATGCTACGCGACCCGAAAGAGCAATGGCTGGATGGCCAATCCCGCCGAGGAGATTGCTGAAGCGACCCGACTGGCGAGAAGAGCGGTCGAACTCGGCTGGGACGATGCGGTTGCGCTCTCCTACGGTGGATATGTCCTCGGCTATGTCGGCGGCGACCTTGATGATAGTGCGGCCTGTATCGATCGCGCGCTCTTCCTCAATCCGAATCTCGCCGCTGCTCTGGGCACCAGCAGCTGGGTGAAGACCTGCCTTGGCGAGCCCGACAAGGCCGTCGAACATGCAGCCCTCGCCATGCGTCTGAGCCCTTTGGATCCTCGCCTGTTTGCCTGGCAGTTCAACACCGGCCTGGCTCATTTCTGCGCCGGACATTACGAAGATGCCGCCGTCTGGGCGGCGAGATCGTTACGCCACCAGCCGAATTATCCGAGCGCGATGCGTGTTATGGCGGCAAGTCAGGTCATGAGCGGGCGGAGTGCGGAAGCGCAGGGAACGATCGCCCGCCTGTGCCAGTTGGATCCCGCGCTCCGGCTTTCGAATCTTGCCGATATCCTGCCGCCGTTTCGGCGACCGGACGACCGTAACCGATATATCGAGGCTCTTCGAATGGCGGGGTTGCCGGAGTAGAAAAGCGGCGGAGTGTGCTTTCCGCCGTATGTCGGTTGGTGTTGCGGCCTCAGGCGGCTGGAATGTCGTCTGTTGTCGCGGTTCCGTCATCCTCAATGCCGGCGAGTTCGCGTTTAATCTGTTCGGCAATTTCCTTCTCGATCGCCTCGCGCTGATCGGCAGGCATGGCCTTCAGGTCGTCCTCGGTCAGGCCGCGTGATTCCAGGTAACGGGCACGGATGAATTCGGCCGGGTCCATGTTGCTCCAGTCGGTGAACTCATCGACCAGGCTCCTGTGTGCGGCCTTGGCTTCCATTTCGGCGTCCGACGGGTTGATATAGGTCTCGTTGCCGGCTTGTACCGCCCACATCGTATTGGCGATCGACGGCGGGGTCGCGCTCGGCTGCAGGCCGGCGCCGGATTGATTACGCGCACTGCCGCCAAATTCGTCGGCCTGCTTATTCTTGGATTTGCCCTGCTCGAAAAGTGCACCAAGGCCAGAGTAAATTGAAAGGCTGCTACCGATTTCCATGAAAAAATCCCCCTGAAAAACGGTAGCAGTATGATGGGGCAAACCTGCCCGGAGCTGGTGTCTCCTTCTGGTTGCACTACGGCAGCGAGTAGGCGATCACGTAGTCCCCCGGCTTGGTGCCGACCGAACCGTGGCCGCCCGCAACCATGACGACATATTGCTTGTTGTCATCCGTCATATAGGTCATCGGCGTCGCCTGACCGCCGGCCGGAAGCCGGGCTTCCCACAATTGTCGGCCGTTCGTCACGTCATAGGCGCGCAGATAGTTGTCGACGGCGGCGCCCAGGAAGGCGACGCCGCCCTTGGTCATCATTGGCCCGCCGATACCGGGCACGCCCACCTTGAAGGGCAGGGGCAGCGGCGTCATGTCGTGCACCGTGCCGTTCTTGTGCATATAGGCGATGCGGCCGGTGCGGAGATCCACGCCGGCGACATAACCCCAAGGCGGCGCCTGGCAGGGAATCTGCAGCGGCCCGAGGAAGGGACCCATGAATACGCCGTAGGGCGCACCGTCATTGCGGTTGAGGCCCTGTTCGCTGCCCTTCTCATCCTGGCCACGCGGCGGAATATCGGCGGCCGGTACCAGGCGCGAGGTGAAGGCCAGGTAGGTCGGCATGGCAAACATCACCTGGCGTTCCGGATCGACGGCGACCGAACCCCAGTTGAACGTGCCGAAATTGCCGGGATAGACGATCGTTCCCTGCAGCGAGGGCGGTGTATAGCGGCCCTCGTATTTGTAGCGGTGGAATTCGATGCGGCAGGCAAGCTGGTCGAACAGCGAGACGCCCCACATGTCCTTTTCCTGCAGCGGCTCAGGGGAGAAGGTGAGATCGGAGATCGGCTGGGTCGGCGCGCTATGATCTTCCGGGATCGTGCCACCGGGTGCCGGAATCTCCTTGAAGGGAATGATCGGTTGGCCGGTGCGCCGGTCGAGCACGTAGATGTCGCCCTGCTTGGTAGGCGCGACGAGCGCCGGCACCGCTGTCCCATCTTGCTTCGTCAGGTCCACGAGCACCGGCTGGGCCGGCACGTCCATGTCCCAGAGATCGTGGTGGACGAATTGCTGCACCCATCGCAGCTGGCCCGTATTGATGTCGAGCGCCACGACCGACGACGAGAACTTCTCGACATTGGCGCTGCGGTTCATGCCGAGCTGGTCCGGCACCTGGTTGCCGAGCGGGATATAGACCATGCCGAGCTGGTCATCGACGCTGAAGACCGACCAGCTGTTCGGCGA
This genomic window contains:
- a CDS encoding TlpA family protein disulfide reductase, whose translation is MSDLTLAPELSVSEWFNTSQPLSIAGLRGKVIFLHSFQLLCPGCVAESLPQVRRIERIFANTDLQVIGLHTVFEHHEAMTPTVLKAFIHEYRLTSPIGVDQADQRSDIPMTMRRYGFRGTPSSVLIGRDGVILHHAFGVEDDIALGARIGMALAAPIPMATSAEEIEGCAAGVCAVPADAA
- a CDS encoding MarR family winged helix-turn-helix transcriptional regulator yields the protein METPKDPTSIDNRISEGLTRIAIAMRSDEWSKAEKAGLKPTQLAILEFLAGRDSARVKEIAAHLGVSQPTATDSIAALERKGLVAKESAPGDKRATAIRITTEGMAAFGSVSPIETAAMEAARSLSPGEQEGLLLSLVKMIQHLQEADAIPIQRMCTSCRYFRPYQHSGAAKPHHCNFVNAAFGRNELRIDCRDHETADPATRAATWDAFEKG
- the dmeR gene encoding Ni(II)/Co(II)-sensing transcriptional repressor DmeR — translated: MSHTTHQKKKLIARVSRIRGQLEAVERALEGERPCGEILQLLASVRGALTGLTGEVLDDHLHEHVLHAADEKARAEAVEEISEVLRTYIR
- the dmeF gene encoding CDF family Co(II)/Ni(II) efflux transporter DmeF gives rise to the protein MSAGTNSYGHEHVFLGQDHARNERRIWLVIALTAVMMVVEIGAGTMYGSMALVADGWHMSTHASALLISALAYLFARKQARNPRFTFGTGKLGDLAGFASAIILAMIALLMGWESFLRITSPVPISFSQAIAVAVIGLAVNLVSAWMLSGSGGHHHGHGHDHHHDHHHGHDHGHHSHADNNIRSAYMHVIADALTSVLAIAALTFGSLYGWLWLDPLMGIVGALIIAQWSWGLMKSSGAVLLDVLSEGETLPDEIRGAIEGDGDRITDLHVWQVGPGHHAAIVAVLTPQPRDTAFYKERLASLDELSHVTVEVTHAA
- the bla gene encoding class A beta-lactamase; amino-acid sequence: MNHSLTRRSFMGSALLLPALGFASRVRAEQQNDDIDKRLAALEARIGGRLGVSVLDSDTNVSFGYRGSEPFAMCSTFKVLAAGLVLARVDKGDESLDRRITYGKDKLVTYSPETEKHAGGEGMTMAEICKAAITLSDNTAGNLMLESFGGPAALTDWLRSIGDGTTRLDRMETALNEATKGDPRDTTTPDAMLDSLGNIALGSVLAETSANQLIDWMIANTTGGARLRAGLPGDWKIGDKTGTGDNDSAGDIAIIWPPKRGPIVAAVYIGEATVKMDEFNPVFAEIGKMITEMV
- a CDS encoding DUF1127 domain-containing protein, whose amino-acid sequence is MAHTETHAAASAPIQQVSESRLNNITILTAALAAAVRQWRRAAARQRVLADLTPDQLRDIGQPEINRPMLEVKAGLITNLMSMR
- a CDS encoding adenylate cyclase: MRIRLLGGLEVASPEDRQVRFATRKTSLLFAALVLAGRRGCRRELLSEAFWPGRSNEQARNSLRQALVDIRRAFPASSEATVYIDGDQETVVLIFGPDEADISIFDRKLEAGGAADLAFAADLYRGEMLAGESIPDGLDEWFGPYQSTYRRKALQLVERLSLMLTDPGSAEEPACEGLAERLLASDPTIEPAHRALMRMHILRGHENAAMRQFEACRALVKKHLGAEPEAETSSLAVSLQSRQQPLHQRAEPGPDVISQMQAFSAPTKHHDRPSVAVLPFQNLSGDAEQEYFADGIVEDITIALAQFRHLYVIARNSSFTYKGQAVDIKQVGRELDVRYVVEGSVRRTGDRLRIAGQLIDTSTGAHLWADRFDGTLANIFDLQDQVASSIVGAITPKVEEAEIERAKRKPTESLDAYDYYLRGLAAFDRTVTNRSVTDEALRLFMKAIERDPEFAIAYARAARCYATRKSNGWMANPAEEIAEATRLARRAVELGWDDAVALSYGGYVLGYVGGDLDDSAACIDRALFLNPNLAAALGTSSWVKTCLGEPDKAVEHAALAMRLSPLDPRLFAWQFNTGLAHFCAGHYEDAAVWAARSLRHQPNYPSAMRVMAASQVMSGRSAEAQGTIARLCQLDPALRLSNLADILPPFRRPDDRNRYIEALRMAGLPE